The candidate division WOR-3 bacterium region ATTTGCCGGAATATGATAAGGAAGGATATAATCACCGTGTGCCATTAGCATTGCTGGCCAGATTAAAGCGTGAAAAATAATATTATCTTTACCAATAAAATGGATTAATCTTGTTTCCGGATTTAACCAATATTCCTTCCATAAATCACCTTTATTATTCTTTTCTGCCCATTCAATTGTGGAAGAGATATAACCAATCGGCGCGTCAAACCAAACATATAAAACTTTATTCTCGGCTTCTTCCAAGGGGATTTTTACTCCCCAAGGTAAATCTCGACTAATCGCTCGGTCTTCTAATCCTTGATTTAATAAACCTAAAGAAAATTTTTTGACATTATCTTTCCAATAATCTTTCTTTAAAAGCCATTTTTTTAATTTTTCTTGTAATTTACTTAAAGCAAAGAAATAATGGAAGGTCTTTTTTTCTACTGGTGGATTATTACAGATTTTACATTTTGGTGAGATTAGTTGGAAAGGTTCAAGCCAACGGCCACAAATTTCACATTGATCACCCCGTGCCTTGGGATTTTGGCAGAAAGGACAGGTTCCATAAACATATCTATCGGCTAAAAATAATTTACAATTCTCACAATAAAATTGAATCACCTCTTTTTTGTAGATATAGCCTTTTTCATAAATCTTCAAAAAGAATTCTTGGGAAATCTTATGATGAAGTGGCAGGGATGTGCGTGAGAAATTATCAAAGATAATCCCAAAATCTTCAAAGGCTTTTTTTATTCTTTCATAATAATAGTCAATCACTTCTTTGGGCGAGCATTTCTTTTCTAAGGCAGCAATAATAATCGGTACACCATGCTCATCAGTGCCACAAATATGGATACAATCTCTTTTTCTTGACTTTTGATAACGGACATAGATATCAGCTGGCAAATAACAACCGGCTAAATGACCTAAATGGATATCGCCATTCGCATAAGGTAAGGCACTGGTTACCAAAATTCTCATAGAAAAATTATAAAAGAATAAAAGAAAAAAGTCAAAAAATTTTATTTAATATTCTCTTACAAATCGGTAAAATGTTTTATGTAAGAAAATATGATCCCACTCCTCTTCCAATATTGGTTTTCCTTCATAATAGAATTTTACTCCGTCAATCCATTCTCCTTTATAATCTTCTTGTAAAAAGGATTTAATTAAGGTTAAACTGGTAAAATAACCACCAGTAGAACCTTGAAAATACATTTTTCGCCAAGAAGGTAAATAACCAGTTGAATCATGAGTGATAAACTCTCTTAAATCAATAATGGCAATTTTTTTATTATTCTTCTCTTCAATTCTTAAAACATTTATTGGTAAACCACCAAATTTAAATCGGGATAACCGCTCAGCAATTATTTTTAATTTTTCTATCAGAGAAAGATTTTTAGGTATGGCAACATAAAAATTTATTTCTTCTTTTTCTGCTTGTTCATCAGAGCCGTAGATTGGAAAATATTCTATTTTTATTTTTTCTTTCCTAATTGTTTGCCAAAAATAAACCAAACCGAAAATTGTTATGCTGACCAAGATAAAGATTAATATTAACCGGATATTTTTCATCTTCTCATTTTAGATTATCTTTTTGAAAATATCAATATAAAATTTGCCTTTTCTTTTTTATTAATTATAATTAAAGGTGAATTTTTTAAGCATTAAAAATATTTTTCGTTCTTTTAAATATTACAATTTTCGCCTCTATTTTTCTGGTCAAAGTATTTCCCTTATTGGTACTTGGATACAAAGATTGGCAATGCCTTGGTTAGTCTATCGTTTAACCAATTCTCCTTTTCTTTTAGGTGCGGTTGGTTTTGTTGGTCAGGTGCCCACTTTTTTGTTTACTCCTTTTGCCGGTGTTTTGGTTGACCGTTGGAATAAATATCAGACTTTAATTATTACCCAAGTTTTGGCAATGATTCAGGCTTTAATAATTTTCTTTCTTTATATCTTGAAAGTTTTAAATATCTGGCAGATATTTATTTTAAGTATTTTTCTGGCAATTATTAATGCTTTTGATATGCCTTTGAGGCAGGCTTTTATTATTGAACTGATTGATAATAAGGAAGATTTGGGTAATGCCATTGCCTTAAACTCCTTAATGGTTAATATGGCTCGGCTTTTAGGTCCTTCCTTGGCAGGAATATTAATCTCTTTGACCAATGAAGGAATATGTTTTTTAGTGAATGCGATTAGTTATATTTTTGTTATTATCTTTCTTTTGAAAATGAAGATTAGTAATAATAGAAGAGAAAATAAAAAAGAGTTTTTATCCCTTTTTAAAGATTTGAAAGAGGGTTTTTTGTATGTTTTTGGTTTTCCACCATTAAGATATATCATTCTTCTTTTGGCATTAATAAGTCTTGTTGGTATGCCTTACACAATTCTTATGCCTATTTTTGCTTCTAAGATTTTACACGGTAATGCTTATACTTTTGGATTTTTGATGGCTGGCTCCGGAATTGGTGCTTTGATTGCTGGTCTTTATCTTGCTTCTCGAAAAACGGTTTTAGGTTTAGGAAGAATTCTTGCTTTTTCACCAATAATTTTTGGACTCGGTTTAATCCTTTTTTCTCTTTCGCGAAATTTTTTACTCTCTTTTTTGATGATGATTGTTACTGGTTTTGGAATGATTTTAAATATGACTGGTAGCAATACCTTATTACAGACAATTACCGAAGATGATAAAAGAGGAAGGGTAATGAGTTTTTATACAATGGCATTTATTGGTATTGCTCCTTTTGGCAGTCTTTTGGCAGGAACATTGGCAAGTATTATTGGTGCTCCTAATACCCTTTTATTTGGTGGAATCTGTGCTATTATTGGTGGAATTTTATTTGCTCTTAAATTACCCGAAATAAGAAGATTGGTAAGACCGATCTATTTAAAATTAGGAATTATTTCAGAAATCCCAAATAATCTTCCCTCTTCTCATTAAATCTTTTTAATCTTACAGACAAAAAAACCTTCACATTCATTATAATGGGGATAAATCCTTACACATTTTTTCAATTCTTCGTTCTCAAATCCTTCCCATTTAGTAATTCCTTCACAGATTTTTATACCAGGAATATTTATCTCTTCTAAAATAGCATTCTCATATTTATTTAATAAAAAATTTATTACTCCTTCATTCTCTTCCGGTGCAAAAGTACAGGTAGAATAAACCAAGGTTCCACCTTTTTTAAGGCTTTTGAAAGCCGAGATAATTAAATTCTTTTGGATTTTTGCCATTTTATTAATATAAAACTCACTCCAATGGTTTAGGACTTCATAATTTTTATTAATCGTTCCTTCGCTACTACACGGAGCATCTAACAAGACTTTATCAAAATATTCATAAAAGAGGTTGCCAAATCTTTCACCGTGTAAATTAGTAATTACGACATTTAGAGAGCCCATTCGGTCAATATTACCAGTTAATGCTTTTAATCTGTCAATATTTATGTCATTGGCAACTATTAAACCGGTATTTTCCATTAATGCCGAAATTAATGTCGTCTTGGAACCGGGAGCAGCGGTTAAGTCTAATACCTTTTCATACTTCTTCGGTTCCAAAACAATTGGTGGAATCATTGAAGCCATATCTTGGACATAAATATAACCTAAAAAATGTTCCAAGGTATTACCGATAGAAACTTCATCCCTTTCGCTTTTTAACTTAAAGGCATAAGGATAAAAAGGTATTGGCTCACAATCATACTTTCTTATAATCTCTTCCCTATCTTGTTCGTTTGCCTTTAAGGGATTTATTCTTATATAAATTCTTAATCTTCTTTCTAAAAATTCTAAAAAGTGAGGAAAATCAGGAATAACCTTTTCGTATCGAAAGATAAACTTTTCAGGAAGTTTCAAATTGCTGATAATCTTTTGAGGGCAGAAATTTTTTCTTCTCTGCCAATCTTACTTTCTTTTATTGCCTTCTCTAATAAATTAATTGTGAGTTCATAATCCTTCCTTACAATCGGATAAGGATGACCGTCTTTACCACCATGAGCATAAGAAAAAATCCTCACATCCCGAAAACTAATATTCTCATTATAAACTAAATGGGAAATCAAAGTTAATGCCCTAATTGTCTTCTCCCCTATTCCTTCTAAACTAATTAAAGACAAAAAATCTTTTGGCTTCTCTTCATAAATCTTTTTCAATTTTTTATGTAATCTTTCCAAAGAAAAATCTTCAATTATTACCGGATGTTCTCTGGGTAATTTTAGACTGAGAACATAAGATAAATCTTTTATATTTTTTTCTGGCTGTCTCTGGGCAATTTCCGAGATTGTTTTTCTTATATTCTCATTCTCATAGGCAACTAAATTTAATACTTTTTTATGAGATTTTAAAGAGACAACTGCCTTATGAGGTTCACAGACATAACTTTTCAACTCCTTTGAATGCCAATGGTATCTTCTTGCCAAAGAAGTATTGGGATTCATTCCTTGCTGGATAACAACCCATTCACCATCTTTTGTCGCAAAAATTGTGTGATGATATA contains the following coding sequences:
- a CDS encoding MFS transporter, which produces MNFLSIKNIFRSFKYYNFRLYFSGQSISLIGTWIQRLAMPWLVYRLTNSPFLLGAVGFVGQVPTFLFTPFAGVLVDRWNKYQTLIITQVLAMIQALIIFFLYILKVLNIWQIFILSIFLAIINAFDMPLRQAFIIELIDNKEDLGNAIALNSLMVNMARLLGPSLAGILISLTNEGICFLVNAISYIFVIIFLLKMKISNNRRENKKEFLSLFKDLKEGFLYVFGFPPLRYIILLLALISLVGMPYTILMPIFASKILHGNAYTFGFLMAGSGIGALIAGLYLASRKTVLGLGRILAFSPIIFGLGLILFSLSRNFLLSFLMMIVTGFGMILNMTGSNTLLQTITEDDKRGRVMSFYTMAFIGIAPFGSLLAGTLASIIGAPNTLLFGGICAIIGGILFALKLPEIRRLVRPIYLKLGIISEIPNNLPSSH
- a CDS encoding RsmB/NOP family class I SAM-dependent RNA methyltransferase — protein: MKLPEKFIFRYEKVIPDFPHFLEFLERRLRIYIRINPLKANEQDREEIIRKYDCEPIPFYPYAFKLKSERDEVSIGNTLEHFLGYIYVQDMASMIPPIVLEPKKYEKVLDLTAAPGSKTTLISALMENTGLIVANDINIDRLKALTGNIDRMGSLNVVITNLHGERFGNLFYEYFDKVLLDAPCSSEGTINKNYEVLNHWSEFYINKMAKIQKNLIISAFKSLKKGGTLVYSTCTFAPEENEGVINFLLNKYENAILEEINIPGIKICEGITKWEGFENEELKKCVRIYPHYNECEGFFVCKIKKI
- a CDS encoding DUF763 domain-containing protein, producing the protein MPRICELPLHYGEAPRWLFSLMVRLGSKIIELFLMEKEPSFLLEKLSDPFWFQALGCVLGFDWHSSGLTTTVCAALKQAVRELNIKEIIIAGGKGKTALNTPNELDEIGNKLGIDTSPLIFASKTTAKIDSVALQDGYSLYHHTIFATKDGEWVVIQQGMNPNTSLARRYHWHSKELKSYVCEPHKAVVSLKSHKKVLNLVAYENENIRKTISEIAQRQPEKNIKDLSYVLSLKLPREHPVIIEDFSLERLHKKLKKIYEEKPKDFLSLISLEGIGEKTIRALTLISHLVYNENISFRDVRIFSYAHGGKDGHPYPIVRKDYELTINLLEKAIKESKIGREEKISALKRLSAI